The following proteins come from a genomic window of Parambassis ranga chromosome 4, fParRan2.1, whole genome shotgun sequence:
- the LOC114434185 gene encoding uncharacterized protein LOC114434185, which produces MKVGEKKAALLAITENIEMELFSSEEHCVVVITQEKKEDVHQTDREHPLVPDCEEDQEPQVETKPRQQAKPKTEPPVRKEPTQCPIVISFTEETEIEMEVFPPIRVSEGDLVEINSDDSSIVTLSSPNKTPRLKWKRLTPQRTGLMVKDVICLPREHYMAQLDRQIIPQSKERAALAAMGLTARITIDCSWSANQMENRLATLFQGQFVKRKGQRFSFTYLQCVQGSRVLFVPDTPAEGWTGGQVLRICAHGALYIVSHHDYPQAGCERSPDETPVVNRKEICPEVTTERHQDEDSHPLTLDLDTILRLFRQENVDGDVERHIQVRRTDLLHGALKEVRRPGFCFMTTPLISFSGEETVGHKGPLREFFRLVLLELQQSCVFEGRPGCLILTYDLTALEHRKYYEAGVLIGWSLAHGGPGPRCLHPALFQLMCSQSPSLEDFECGDIVDADVQIRLQELCGCTDVKLLSPSLCDWASSCGIPGIYSARSDEIPSIYTRLVKHYIYHRVASVISQFTEGLNSCGGLWDLVQANWEAFVPVMSSAQQQLLTLEEFKLLFTVHFSSPDSPMRAAEEATVAHWETVLALVNEGQAGFSFEDLLAFITGADHLPPLGFHQLISLRFYSQDTSTSNVRLPYASTCSLELFLPRGAAAAADLLVLLDTAVHEAQGFARFQTAGEGDDTGVML; this is translated from the exons atgaAGGTCGGGGAAAAGAAGGCAGCGCTGCTGGCCATCACAGAAAATATCGAGATGGAGCTGTTTTCTTCAGAGGAGCACTGTGTGGTGGTGATAACgcaggagaagaaagaagatgtTCACCAG ACAGACCGGGAGCATCCTCTCGTCCCAGACTGTGAGGAGGATCAAGAGCCGCAGGTCGAGACCAAACCCAGGCAGCAGGCCAAACCCAAAACAGAGCCCCCTGTCCGGAAGGAGCCCACACAGTGCCCGATTGTCATCAGCTTCACAGAGGAAACGGAGATAGAGATGGAG GTGTTTCCTCCCATCAGAGTGTCAGAAGGTGACCTGGTGGAGATAAACTCAGATGATTCTTCCATTGTGACCCTG TCGTCCCCAAACAAGACGCCTCGTCTCAAATGGAAGAGGCTGACTCCACAGAGGACGGGGCTGATGGTTAAAGATGTGATCTGTTTACCCAGAGAACACTACATGGCTCAGCTGGATAG acAAATCATTCCACAGAGTAAAGAGCGAGCAGCGCTGGCAGCCATGGGGCTGACTGCTCGCATCACCATCGATTGCAGCTGGTCGGCCAATCAGATGGAGAATCGGCTGGCGACGCTTTTTCAGGGACAGTTTGTGAAACGGAAAGGACAGAGGTTTTCCTTTACatacctgcag TGTGTGCAGGGCTCCAGAGTCCTGTTCGTCCCAGACACTCCTGCAGAGGGCTGGACTGGAGGGCAGGTGCTCCGGATCTGTGCACATGGAGCTTTATATATCGTCAGCCACCACGACTACCCACAG GCAGGATGTGAGAGGTCACCCGATGAGACTCCTGTGGTGAACAg GAAGGAGATTTGTCCGGAGGTCACTACAGAGAGGCACCAGGATGAAGACAGTCACCCA CTGACCCTGGATCTGGACACCATCCTGAGATTGTTCAGACAGGAGAACGTGGACGGAGATGTTGAACGTCACATCCAGGTGAGGAGGACAGATCTCCTCCATGGTGCTCTGAAGGAGGTGAGGAGGCCGGGCTTCTGCTTCATGACGACGCCTCTTATCTCCTTCAGTGGAGAGGAGACCGTTGGCCACAAGGGACCCCTCAGAGAGTTCTTCAG GCTGGTTCTGCTGGAGCTGCAACAGAGTTGTGTCTTTGAGGGTCGTCCAGGATGTTTGATCTTGACCTACGACCTCACAGCCCTCGAACACAGGAAGTATTATGAAGCCGGAGTCCTGATTGGTTGGTCGCTGGCTCATGGTGGGCCAGGACCTCGCTGTCTACACCCAGCACTGTTCCAG CTAATGTGCAGCCAGAGTCCATCTTTGGAGGACTTTGAGTGCGGGGACATTGTTGATGCAGACGTACAGATCCGACTGCAAGAG TTGTGTGGTTGTACTGACGTGAAGCTGCTGTCTCCCAGTCTTTGTGACTGGGCGTCTTCCTGTGGGATCCCTGGAATTTATTCAGCCCGTTCTGATGAGATACCATCCATCTACACACGCCTGGTGAAACACTACATCTACCACAG ggTGGCAAGTGTGATCTCCCAGTTCACTGAGGGTCTGAACAGCTGTGGTGGACTCTGGGATCTGGTGCAGGCCAATTGGGAGGCGTTTGTGCCGGTGATGTCGAgcgcacaacagcagctcctcaccCTGGAAGAGTTCAAACTGCTCTTCACCGTCCACTTCAGTAGTCCAGACTCGCCGATGCGGGCGGCTGAGGAAGCCACTGTTGCACACTGGGAAACGGTCCTCGCCTTGGTCAACG AGGGTCAGGCAGGTTTTTCCTTTGAAGACCTCCTCGCCTTCATCACAGGAGCTGATCATCTGCCCCCTCTTGGCTTCCACCAACTGATCTCCCTACGTTTTTACTCACAG GATACCAGCACATCTAATGTTCGCCTGCCGTATGCCTCCacctgctctctggagctcttCCTGCCGCGGGGAGCGGCTGCAGCTGCGGACctgttggtgctgctggacacaGCTGTGCATGAGGCCCAGGGCTTTGCACGTTTCCagacagcaggagaaggagatgacACAGGGGTGATGTTGTGA